From one Bacteroidota bacterium genomic stretch:
- a CDS encoding hotdog fold thioesterase, with translation MIDTSVTLEMLNKTGANTLSDNLAIKYVELSEDELKAQMPIDHRTVQQLGMMHGGASAALAEMTGSMAAYLSIDREKFFCVGQELKINHLKAVLGGKVTATATALHLGFQSHVWQIKTHDEAGDLVAFSTLTMAVLPLDQKMKARIGDIFKKLM, from the coding sequence ATGATAGATACCTCCGTAACATTGGAAATGCTAAATAAAACGGGTGCTAATACTTTGTCAGACAATCTTGCAATAAAGTATGTAGAACTATCTGAAGATGAACTAAAAGCACAAATGCCCATTGATCACCGAACCGTACAACAATTGGGCATGATGCATGGAGGCGCTTCTGCTGCATTGGCTGAAATGACAGGGAGTATGGCTGCTTATCTTTCTATTGATAGAGAAAAATTCTTTTGTGTTGGGCAGGAATTGAAAATCAATCATTTGAAAGCTGTTTTAGGTGGAAAAGTAACGGCCACAGCAACAGCCCTTCACTTAGGTTTTCAATCGCATGTTTGGCAAATTAAAACACATGATGAGGCTGGCGATTTGGTTGCATTCAGTACATTAACAATGGCTGTTCTTCCACTTGATCAAAAAATGAAAGCCAGAATTGGGGATATATTTAAGAAATTGATGTAA
- a CDS encoding type II toxin-antitoxin system YafQ family toxin, translated as MYRIGYTSRFKKDFKRCKKRGLDISILEEAIEFLRLNGHLPQEYKPHKLTGNYTGCWECHLQADWLLVWMQNDRELVLLFTNTGSHSDLF; from the coding sequence ATGTATCGGATTGGCTACACTTCAAGATTTAAAAAAGATTTCAAACGTTGCAAAAAACGAGGTTTAGATATTTCAATTTTAGAAGAAGCAATCGAATTCTTAAGATTGAACGGACACCTTCCACAAGAGTATAAACCGCATAAACTGACAGGAAATTATACTGGTTGTTGGGAATGCCACCTACAAGCGGATTGGTTATTAGTTTGGATGCAAAACGATAGGGAGCTGGTTTTATTATTTACGAATACTGGTTCTCATTCTGATTTATTTTAA